The Stygiolobus azoricus genome window below encodes:
- a CDS encoding S-methyl-5'-thioadenosine phosphorylase → MIELKDKATIGIIGGSGVYDPKILTNVKEIKIYTPYGQPSDNIILGELEGKKVAFLPRHGRGHKIPPHKINYRANIWALKELGVKWVISVSAVGSLRLDYKPGDFVIPDQFIDMTKGREYTFFDGPVVAHVSMADPFCNHLRRIIIESARDLGITTHPSGTYICIEGPRFSTRAESKVWKEVFKADIIGMTLVPEVNLACEAQMCYTTIAMVTDYDVFADIPVTAEEVTKVMSENTEKARKLLYEVIKRLPEKPNDGECSCCNSLKTALV, encoded by the coding sequence TGAACTGAAAGATAAGGCAACAATTGGGATAATAGGGGGTTCTGGAGTATACGATCCGAAAATACTCACAAACGTGAAGGAGATAAAGATCTATACACCTTACGGTCAACCCAGCGACAACATAATTCTCGGTGAGTTAGAGGGGAAGAAAGTAGCCTTTTTACCCAGACACGGAAGAGGACATAAAATCCCTCCTCATAAGATAAATTACAGAGCTAACATATGGGCGTTAAAAGAGTTGGGGGTTAAGTGGGTAATTTCTGTCTCAGCTGTTGGGAGCTTAAGGCTCGATTATAAGCCTGGCGACTTCGTAATCCCTGACCAGTTCATTGACATGACAAAAGGTAGAGAATATACATTCTTTGATGGTCCCGTAGTTGCTCACGTATCGATGGCAGACCCATTTTGTAACCACCTCAGAAGGATAATAATAGAGTCAGCGAGGGATTTAGGGATAACTACTCACCCTTCCGGCACCTACATATGTATAGAGGGTCCTAGGTTCTCGACAAGAGCCGAAAGTAAGGTTTGGAAGGAAGTCTTTAAGGCTGATATAATAGGGATGACTTTGGTTCCCGAAGTTAACTTAGCCTGCGAGGCACAGATGTGTTACACAACCATAGCAATGGTTACGGACTATGACGTTTTCGCGGATATACCAGTTACGGCTGAGGAGGTTACTAAAGTCATGTCTGAGAACACTGAAAAGGCCAGAAAGCTCCTATATGAAGTTATCAAGAGGTTACCAGAGAAACCTAATGACGGAGAGTGTAGTTGTTGCAATTCCCTAAAGACCGCTTTAGTCTGA
- the gdS-2 gene encoding hexaprenyl pyrophosphate synthase, whose product MDFLTYWRRTKEIVDKLIEDYLSDIKDWELLEVSKYILKDGKRFRATLTMFFTEALGGEQSNSYKAALATEILHSSSLALDDIVDYDLTRRGVEAAWAVYTNRRVIFITNFLIPSALNIISSYGERALKLSIDLWRDTAIGALKDIFGTPIDYMKTIEYKTASLFKLSTMLAAFAAKREDVVDITIELGKELGIAYQLIDDYIDIYKYEKGELKALVGSAKQLYDLKGADYKEYVKAEYNSAVSNYLSLVRKIDVRQEFREALISIPDFLTAGLLNEVGINKL is encoded by the coding sequence GTGGATTTTCTAACTTATTGGCGACGTACTAAAGAGATCGTTGATAAGCTGATTGAAGATTACTTATCAGATATAAAAGACTGGGAGTTATTGGAAGTAAGTAAATACATTCTGAAGGACGGTAAGAGGTTCAGGGCAACGCTTACCATGTTCTTCACTGAAGCTTTAGGAGGGGAACAGTCGAATTCATATAAAGCTGCTTTAGCCACTGAAATCCTTCACTCATCTTCCCTAGCCTTAGATGACATTGTTGATTACGACCTTACAAGGAGAGGAGTAGAGGCGGCTTGGGCAGTTTACACAAACAGAAGGGTGATATTCATTACCAACTTTCTTATTCCTTCCGCACTGAACATTATCTCGAGTTACGGGGAAAGGGCATTAAAGTTAAGTATTGACCTTTGGAGGGATACTGCTATAGGTGCATTAAAGGACATTTTTGGTACTCCTATAGATTATATGAAGACTATAGAATATAAGACCGCGAGCCTCTTTAAACTGTCTACAATGCTAGCTGCTTTTGCAGCGAAAAGAGAAGACGTGGTGGATATTACGATAGAATTGGGAAAAGAATTAGGAATAGCTTACCAGCTCATAGACGATTACATAGACATATATAAATACGAAAAAGGAGAGTTAAAGGCATTAGTAGGGAGTGCAAAACAGCTTTATGACTTGAAAGGTGCAGATTACAAGGAATATGTTAAGGCCGAATATAATAGTGCTGTATCTAACTATTTATCATTGGTGAGAAAAATAGACGTAAGACAAGAGTTTAGGGAAGCTTTAATATCTATTCCCGACTTCCTTACAGCAGGTTTACTTAACGAGGTGGGTATTAATAAACTATAA
- a CDS encoding RimK family alpha-L-glutamate ligase — MIHESQKVTEASKQLLLEIKNSGHTAIYLRISQINPVITTNGVEFTYGGKTLMIDGGVVRNLGFISSTEQLIKRFDTLKAMEINGVTLINKPESMFNARDKFSSLVKLKSAGIPIPETALVESPFEAMRLAERWKEVVIKPLVGSLGLGAVRVTDPDIAFRIAKSILSVNQPVYIQKYVRKPERDIRVFVVGDRVIGSIYRINKTSWKTNVAQGALTQVILPDKYLEEIALKSTAIMGLDYAGLDIVEDLDGGYKVLEVNAAPLWKGFYQATNVNPAKYIIQHLIQKLKK, encoded by the coding sequence GTGATCCACGAGTCTCAAAAGGTTACTGAGGCTTCTAAGCAATTACTTCTAGAAATAAAGAATAGTGGTCATACTGCAATATATTTAAGGATTTCACAGATAAATCCGGTCATTACAACTAATGGTGTTGAATTTACATATGGAGGAAAGACATTAATGATAGACGGAGGGGTCGTAAGGAACTTAGGTTTCATATCCTCCACTGAACAACTTATCAAAAGATTCGACACACTGAAAGCTATGGAAATCAACGGTGTAACGTTAATTAATAAGCCTGAATCCATGTTCAACGCTAGAGATAAGTTTAGCAGCTTAGTAAAGCTAAAAAGTGCAGGGATCCCTATACCTGAGACCGCATTAGTGGAAAGTCCCTTTGAAGCTATGAGACTTGCAGAGCGATGGAAAGAGGTGGTAATAAAACCCTTGGTGGGAAGCCTTGGTCTCGGAGCAGTAAGAGTTACAGACCCAGATATAGCGTTCAGGATAGCTAAATCGATTTTGTCCGTAAATCAACCCGTGTACATACAGAAATACGTGAGAAAGCCGGAAAGAGACATAAGAGTCTTCGTGGTTGGAGATAGAGTAATAGGCAGTATATATAGGATAAACAAAACCTCTTGGAAGACCAATGTTGCTCAAGGAGCTTTAACACAAGTTATCTTACCAGACAAATACCTTGAGGAGATAGCACTGAAGTCTACAGCCATCATGGGACTGGATTACGCTGGTCTCGACATAGTCGAGGATTTAGACGGTGGTTATAAAGTGCTTGAGGTAAACGCGGCTCCGCTCTGGAAGGGATTTTATCAAGCGACTAACGTAAACCCTGCAAAATATATTATCCAGCACCTAATTCAGAAACTTAAGAAATGA
- a CDS encoding Lrp/AsnC family transcriptional regulator, protein MTYILDDIDKKIIKILQEDARTPFSKIAKMLNLSESTIHMRMKRLRENGVIKGFYVDIDPEVIGYNVVAFVMIKADPKKYEGILKKISEFKEILEVYDVTGEYYALLKVRVKTREELAKVLDMIGNMDGVTSTYTMFVLRTIKELKSIILD, encoded by the coding sequence ATGACCTATATTCTCGACGATATAGATAAAAAGATAATAAAGATACTTCAGGAAGATGCGAGGACTCCGTTTTCTAAGATAGCTAAAATGTTGAATTTAAGTGAATCTACAATACACATGAGGATGAAGAGACTGAGAGAGAACGGGGTCATAAAGGGGTTTTACGTAGATATAGACCCTGAAGTGATAGGTTATAACGTGGTAGCTTTCGTTATGATTAAAGCTGATCCCAAAAAATATGAGGGAATCTTGAAGAAGATCTCCGAGTTCAAAGAGATTTTGGAAGTTTACGACGTTACCGGTGAATATTACGCCTTATTAAAGGTGAGAGTTAAAACGAGGGAGGAGTTAGCTAAGGTTCTCGATATGATAGGAAATATGGACGGAGTAACTTCAACATATACAATGTTCGTCTTGAGGACTATTAAGGAATTGAAAAGTATAATTTTAGACTGA